The following coding sequences are from one uncultured Desulfobacter sp. window:
- a CDS encoding ABC transporter permease subunit → MTWFSIQKPLPARKKAVLILLSFILPLLVWSAVSYLPFLWHPMMEIQSAGDSIYFEEGQRVKRNLFEEENKRLAQSESRIATGRRVNPVYLPPPHKVLTAVCTSFKAEPRRPEDPWLHESLAHSIRVVFYGFLLSSIIGVPLGIICGVFDFFSKLTEPFMEFFRYMPAPVFGALAVAVLGINDAPKIAIIFIGTFFQQVLVIANTTRLMPPSLLEAAQTLGASGGTLFKKVVLPAIAPHVFLDLRILLGWAWTYLIVAEVVGTSTGITWFINQQAKYRIYENVYAAILIIGFIGLSTDMVLAWIGRNLFIWSGGRRNTFFQIVFETFTGSRDTTFTFLKNRDTRYEHTDTAQL, encoded by the coding sequence ATGACCTGGTTTTCAATTCAAAAGCCGCTTCCGGCAAGGAAAAAAGCAGTATTGATCCTGCTCTCCTTTATACTCCCCCTGCTGGTGTGGTCGGCGGTCAGTTACCTGCCCTTTTTATGGCATCCCATGATGGAGATTCAGTCTGCCGGAGACAGTATCTATTTTGAAGAAGGCCAGCGGGTAAAGCGCAATCTCTTTGAGGAAGAAAACAAACGACTTGCCCAAAGCGAAAGCCGGATTGCGACCGGCAGACGTGTGAATCCTGTATATCTTCCGCCGCCGCACAAGGTGCTGACAGCGGTCTGTACCTCATTTAAGGCCGAACCCCGCAGGCCGGAAGACCCGTGGCTCCACGAAAGTCTGGCCCACAGTATCCGGGTGGTGTTTTACGGTTTTTTGCTCTCTTCCATCATCGGCGTGCCTTTGGGGATCATCTGCGGGGTGTTTGATTTTTTCTCCAAGCTGACCGAGCCCTTTATGGAATTTTTCAGGTACATGCCGGCACCGGTATTCGGGGCCCTTGCCGTGGCGGTTTTAGGAATTAACGATGCGCCCAAAATTGCCATTATTTTCATCGGTACTTTTTTCCAGCAGGTGCTGGTCATTGCCAACACCACCCGTCTGATGCCGCCCTCCCTGCTGGAGGCGGCCCAGACACTGGGCGCAAGCGGCGGCACCTTGTTTAAGAAAGTGGTGCTGCCGGCCATTGCCCCCCATGTTTTCCTGGATCTTCGGATTCTTCTGGGCTGGGCATGGACCTACCTTATTGTGGCCGAAGTGGTCGGCACCAGCACCGGCATCACCTGGTTCATAAACCAGCAGGCCAAGTACCGCATTTATGAAAATGTCTATGCGGCCATTCTGATCATCGGATTTATCGGGTTGTCCACCGATATGGTCCTGGCCTGGATCGGACGCAATCTCTTTATATGGAGCGGCGGGCGGCGCAACACCT
- a CDS encoding ABC transporter substrate-binding protein, with amino-acid sequence MKLKSKVVLILTCLFVALGSANAAPLKIAYSDWPGWIAWDIGVRQGFFEKHGVEVELKWFEYMASMDAFAAGKVDAVCVTNGDALILNATGSRNIMILINDISNGNDKIVAAPGLDSVTALKGKKIGVEIGCVSHLLLINALKDNGLTEKDVTLVNIPTHQTAQVLASGDVDAIVAWQPNSGQALKSVHGSSQVYTSADAPGLIYDTLTVSLNSLIERRADWQSVVAAWYDIVSYMKDPANSKQMLEILSSRVALSPEEYEPFLKGTKIFTLQEAAAAFKPGDGFSSLYGSSEMSNKFMIENKVYDKPVNTKKVIDPSFTNTLLK; translated from the coding sequence ATGAAATTAAAATCCAAAGTAGTGCTTATCTTAACGTGTTTGTTTGTTGCTTTAGGCAGTGCCAATGCAGCCCCTTTGAAAATCGCTTACAGTGACTGGCCTGGCTGGATCGCCTGGGATATAGGAGTCAGGCAGGGTTTTTTTGAAAAACATGGCGTGGAGGTGGAGCTCAAATGGTTTGAGTACATGGCTTCAATGGATGCATTTGCCGCCGGAAAAGTTGATGCTGTCTGCGTGACCAACGGTGACGCCCTGATCCTCAATGCCACGGGTTCCCGCAATATAATGATCCTGATAAATGATATCAGCAATGGAAATGATAAAATCGTGGCTGCCCCGGGACTTGATTCCGTCACGGCGTTAAAGGGTAAAAAAATCGGGGTCGAGATCGGTTGCGTCAGCCATCTGCTGTTAATCAACGCCCTGAAAGACAACGGGTTGACGGAAAAAGATGTGACCCTGGTGAACATCCCCACCCATCAGACAGCCCAGGTCCTGGCCTCCGGAGATGTTGATGCCATTGTTGCATGGCAGCCCAATTCAGGCCAGGCCCTTAAATCTGTACACGGATCTTCACAGGTTTATACCAGCGCCGACGCCCCCGGCCTGATTTATGACACCCTGACCGTATCCCTTAATTCCCTGATAGAGCGCCGTGCAGACTGGCAGAGCGTGGTGGCTGCCTGGTATGACATCGTTTCTTACATGAAAGATCCGGCAAACAGCAAGCAGATGCTTGAAATTCTCTCTTCCCGTGTCGCCCTGTCCCCCGAAGAGTACGAACCGTTTCTGAAAGGGACCAAAATTTTCACCTTACAGGAAGCGGCCGCCGCCTTTAAACCCGGCGATGGATTTTCAAGCCTGTACGGCTCCAGTGAAATGTCAAACAAGTTCATGATTGAAAATAAAGTATACGACAAGCCTGTGAATACCAAAAAGGTCATTGACCCGTCATTCACCAACACGCTGCTGAAATAA
- a CDS encoding valine--tRNA ligase gives MCSDSLDKGYSPKEIEEKWYSFWLENGFFKAEDKSDSPPFSIVIPPPNVTGVLHMGHALNNVIQDVMCRYRRLLGQNVLWMPGTDHAGIATQNVVERKLAAEGKNRDQVGREAFIEEVWKWREKSGGAIINQLKRLGASCDWDRERFTMDEGLSEAVRKVFVRLYKEGLIYEDQYIINWCPRCETALADLEVEYEEKDGYLYYIRYPFKGGQKKGLTVATTRPETLFGDMAVAVNPEDERFKDLTETEVQLPLTDRVIPIIRDEYVDTQFGTGALKVTPAHDPNDFHLGEKHHLKKLKVIDDAGAMLEGAGRFAGLDRFECRKQAVAALEELGLLEKKEPLKHSVGNCYRCHTDVEPSISKQWFVKVGPLAEKAAQAVRDGRTRIIPDNWSKTYFEWMDNIRDWCISRQIWWGHRIPVWKCPECKAVIVEETDPDSCPTCGCKEIVQETDVLDTWFSSALWPFSTMGWPENTDLLKTFYPTNVLVTGFDILFFWVARMMMMGIHFMDDEIPFKDVYIHALVRDEHGKKMSKSKGNVIDPLKVIDEYGADAFRFTLAAFAAQGRDVKMSESRVEGYRNFVNKLWNAARFTLMHITEKDALTDDLALTLPDRWILSRCAQTALAVKQGIEEYRFNEAASAVYQFVWHEFCDWYLEAAKPALYEKLGADQRDAARGVLAKVLEDIIIMLHPFMPFVTEEIYNILPGTTGSVMKAAFPYNDDDFKKFSDPACEKEMEFMFSLISGIRNIRSEMNIQPSTRVKVLATTEEKAEKLLIAENKSVIINLATLENLSFCEADNPPESSATTVSGATTCYVCLEGVIDFDKEISRLEKELEKNTKELNNILKRLNNDSFLEKAPEEVIEKVKAQHEELKEKQDKIAVNLDRVKNLKQD, from the coding sequence ATGTGTTCGGATTCCCTGGACAAAGGATATTCACCTAAAGAGATTGAAGAGAAATGGTATTCATTCTGGCTTGAAAACGGTTTTTTCAAAGCTGAAGATAAAAGCGACAGCCCCCCCTTTTCAATTGTCATTCCACCGCCCAACGTCACCGGTGTGCTTCATATGGGGCATGCGCTGAACAATGTGATCCAGGATGTGATGTGCAGATACAGAAGACTGTTGGGACAGAATGTTCTATGGATGCCGGGAACTGATCACGCCGGAATCGCCACCCAGAACGTGGTGGAACGCAAACTGGCTGCCGAAGGCAAAAACCGTGATCAAGTGGGCCGTGAAGCCTTTATTGAGGAAGTCTGGAAGTGGCGGGAAAAATCCGGTGGTGCCATCATCAATCAGCTCAAGCGGCTTGGCGCATCCTGTGACTGGGACCGGGAACGCTTTACCATGGATGAAGGGCTCTCCGAGGCGGTGCGCAAGGTGTTTGTCCGCCTTTACAAAGAGGGCCTGATTTATGAAGACCAGTATATCATTAACTGGTGCCCCAGGTGCGAGACCGCACTAGCGGACCTTGAGGTGGAGTACGAAGAAAAGGACGGCTACCTCTATTATATCCGCTATCCGTTCAAGGGCGGCCAGAAAAAAGGGCTGACCGTTGCCACCACCCGTCCTGAAACCCTGTTCGGGGATATGGCGGTTGCCGTTAACCCCGAAGACGAACGATTCAAGGATCTTACGGAGACTGAAGTTCAGCTTCCCCTGACAGATCGGGTCATCCCCATTATCCGGGATGAATATGTGGACACCCAGTTTGGTACCGGTGCCTTGAAAGTGACCCCTGCCCATGATCCCAACGATTTTCATCTGGGTGAAAAACACCACCTGAAAAAATTAAAAGTCATTGATGATGCCGGGGCAATGCTGGAAGGGGCCGGACGTTTTGCAGGCCTTGACCGGTTTGAATGCCGCAAACAAGCGGTTGCCGCCCTTGAAGAGCTGGGACTGCTTGAGAAAAAAGAACCCTTGAAGCACAGTGTCGGCAATTGCTACCGCTGCCACACCGATGTTGAGCCTTCCATCTCCAAACAATGGTTTGTCAAGGTCGGCCCCCTTGCTGAAAAAGCAGCCCAGGCCGTAAGAGACGGCAGAACCCGTATTATTCCCGACAACTGGTCCAAAACCTATTTTGAATGGATGGATAATATCAGGGACTGGTGCATATCCCGCCAGATCTGGTGGGGACACCGTATTCCTGTTTGGAAATGCCCGGAGTGCAAGGCTGTTATTGTTGAAGAGACTGATCCTGATAGCTGCCCCACCTGCGGATGCAAAGAGATTGTCCAGGAGACCGATGTCCTTGATACCTGGTTCTCTTCGGCGCTCTGGCCCTTTTCCACCATGGGGTGGCCTGAAAACACCGATCTGTTGAAAACCTTTTATCCGACCAATGTCCTGGTCACAGGGTTCGACATTCTGTTTTTCTGGGTTGCCCGAATGATGATGATGGGCATCCATTTCATGGACGATGAAATCCCGTTTAAGGATGTTTATATCCATGCCCTGGTCAGGGATGAACACGGCAAAAAGATGTCCAAGTCCAAGGGGAATGTCATTGATCCCCTCAAGGTCATTGACGAATATGGTGCAGATGCCTTCCGGTTTACTTTGGCTGCCTTTGCTGCCCAGGGCAGGGACGTTAAAATGTCCGAATCCAGGGTGGAAGGATACAGAAATTTTGTTAACAAATTGTGGAATGCTGCCAGATTCACCCTGATGCACATTACGGAAAAAGATGCACTGACGGACGATCTTGCCCTGACCCTGCCGGATCGTTGGATTTTGTCCCGGTGTGCGCAAACCGCTTTGGCCGTGAAACAGGGTATTGAAGAATACCGGTTCAATGAAGCCGCTTCTGCCGTTTACCAGTTTGTATGGCACGAGTTCTGTGACTGGTACCTTGAAGCTGCCAAGCCTGCCCTGTATGAAAAGTTAGGGGCGGACCAGCGTGACGCAGCCCGCGGTGTTCTGGCAAAGGTACTTGAGGATATTATCATCATGCTGCATCCCTTCATGCCTTTTGTTACCGAAGAAATTTATAATATCCTTCCGGGGACAACCGGCTCCGTTATGAAAGCCGCATTCCCCTATAATGACGATGATTTTAAAAAGTTTAGCGATCCGGCCTGTGAAAAAGAGATGGAATTTATGTTCTCTTTGATCTCAGGGATCCGCAACATCAGATCCGAGATGAATATCCAGCCCTCCACCCGGGTTAAGGTGCTGGCTACTACGGAAGAAAAGGCGGAAAAACTGCTGATTGCCGAAAACAAATCGGTAATTATCAACCTTGCCACCCTTGAGAACCTCTCTTTTTGCGAGGCAGATAATCCGCCGGAATCTTCGGCCACAACTGTTTCAGGCGCCACCACCTGCTATGTCTGCCTTGAAGGCGTGATAGATTTTGACAAGGAGATCAGCCGTCTGGAAAAAGAACTGGAGAAAAACACCAAAGAGTTGAACAATATACTCAAACGGTTGAATAATGACAGCTTCCTTGAAAAAGCCCCTGAAGAGGTAATTGAAAAGGTTAAAGCTCAGCACGAAGAGCTTAAAGAAAAGCAGGATAAGATTGCGGTGAACCTGGATCGGGTTAAGAATCTGAAACAGGATTAG
- the nadC gene encoding carboxylating nicotinate-nucleotide diphosphorylase: MTEKIIGLALFEDACLGDITTDSIFIEPQELTAVIVAKQNFILAGTDVAKKVFHTVDPALECTIHYNDSDTIKRDDVIFTVIGDIRSLLAAERVALNFLQRLSGIATLTREFVTALDNPDVRLVDTRKTTPGWRKIEKDAVRAGGGFNHRFALYDGILIKDNHIAAAGSIAAAVSRVRARASHLMKIEVEVSDMTQVQQALDARADVIMLDNMDIDTMTKAVALIGKRAVVEASGNVGLQTLNAIAGTGVDVISCGALTHQAVSVDLSMRIPKD; the protein is encoded by the coding sequence ATGACAGAAAAGATCATTGGGCTGGCACTTTTTGAAGATGCCTGTCTTGGGGATATCACCACGGACAGTATTTTCATTGAGCCCCAGGAATTGACCGCCGTAATCGTGGCAAAACAGAACTTTATCCTGGCGGGAACGGATGTGGCGAAAAAAGTGTTCCATACCGTAGATCCTGCTTTGGAATGCACGATTCACTATAATGATTCGGACACCATAAAAAGAGATGATGTGATTTTCACCGTCATCGGCGATATCCGCTCTCTTTTGGCGGCCGAACGTGTGGCGTTGAATTTTTTGCAGCGGCTTTCGGGCATTGCAACGTTGACGCGGGAATTTGTCACTGCCCTGGACAACCCGGACGTCAGGCTGGTGGATACAAGAAAAACAACCCCCGGGTGGCGAAAAATAGAGAAAGACGCTGTCAGGGCAGGGGGGGGATTTAATCACCGATTTGCCCTTTATGACGGTATTTTGATCAAAGACAACCACATTGCAGCGGCCGGGTCCATTGCGGCGGCCGTTTCCCGTGTCCGTGCCAGGGCGTCTCATCTCATGAAAATAGAAGTGGAAGTATCGGATATGACCCAGGTGCAGCAGGCCCTTGATGCCCGGGCGGATGTGATTATGCTGGACAATATGGACATTGACACCATGACCAAAGCTGTGGCGTTAATTGGAAAACGTGCCGTGGTGGAAGCGTCGGGTAATGTGGGTCTACAGACGTTAAACGCCATTGCCGGAACCGGCGTGGATGTGATTTCCTGCGGGGCACTCACCCATCAGGCGGTGTCGGTTGATCTGAGTATGCGGATTCCTAAGGATTAA
- a CDS encoding diguanylate cyclase, producing MAHAVLIVDDDIAIKESVEEFLTLMTYNVKSADNAFQAVEILKAFQPDVVLTDIMMQGMDGLELTRLIREKYDIDVMVMTGYSADYSYEEAINAGASDFIFKPFRFEELDLRIKRMLREAAFKKERDKLLEDMKQLAITDGLTGLFNSRQFFHQIKQEVERFQRYTRDLSLLMLDIDFFKKYNDTWGHLEGDKVLMSMGMIISSCLRSMDSAYRYGGEEFAVLLPETELQEACLVGNRIRDNVRKAVFTPEKGVQTSVTVSIGAAQIIDGEDFTSFIKRTDKALYMSKENGRNRLTQAT from the coding sequence ATGGCCCATGCCGTTCTCATTGTTGACGATGATATAGCAATTAAAGAATCTGTAGAAGAATTTTTAACACTGATGACCTATAATGTCAAAAGTGCCGACAATGCATTCCAGGCAGTTGAAATTCTCAAAGCCTTTCAACCCGATGTGGTTTTAACCGATATCATGATGCAGGGAATGGACGGATTAGAATTGACTAGACTGATCCGGGAAAAATACGATATTGATGTCATGGTCATGACCGGATATTCTGCGGATTATTCCTATGAAGAAGCCATCAATGCCGGGGCCAGTGATTTTATTTTCAAGCCGTTCCGTTTTGAAGAGCTGGATCTGAGAATCAAACGGATGCTCAGGGAAGCTGCATTTAAAAAGGAAAGGGATAAGCTGCTCGAAGATATGAAACAGCTGGCCATCACCGACGGCTTGACAGGGCTGTTCAACTCCCGCCAGTTTTTTCACCAGATAAAACAAGAAGTTGAACGGTTTCAGCGCTATACCCGGGACCTGTCACTGCTCATGCTGGATATCGATTTTTTTAAAAAGTATAACGATACCTGGGGGCACCTGGAAGGAGACAAGGTGCTCATGAGCATGGGCATGATTATCTCCTCGTGTCTTCGCAGCATGGATTCCGCCTACCGTTACGGCGGCGAGGAGTTTGCCGTGCTTTTACCGGAAACAGAGTTACAAGAGGCTTGTCTGGTGGGAAACCGCATCAGGGACAATGTCCGGAAAGCGGTATTCACACCGGAAAAAGGTGTACAGACATCCGTGACCGTCAGTATCGGCGCTGCTCAGATTATCGACGGGGAAGATTTTACCTCTTTTATCAAACGTACGGATAAGGCGTTGTACATGTCAAAAGAAAACGGCCGCAATCGACTGACCCAGGCCACTTAA